The proteins below are encoded in one region of Syntrophotalea carbinolica DSM 2380:
- a CDS encoding chemotaxis protein CheW produces MPNSQSTAKQMSQASINSGLETAVESEDTMKDKFLTFWIADEEYGMGIEHVIEIIGVQKITKVPDMPHFIKGVINLRGRVIPVVDVRIRFGLSEREYDERTCIVVIQVNDQTTGMIVDRVNEVSNIPQDKIEKSHSGDMAATDSYILGIGKTGDSVKILLDMDKFMRH; encoded by the coding sequence ATGCCTAACAGCCAAAGCACAGCCAAACAGATGTCGCAAGCTTCGATCAACAGTGGCCTTGAAACCGCCGTCGAGTCAGAAGATACCATGAAGGATAAATTCCTCACTTTCTGGATTGCCGATGAGGAATACGGTATGGGTATCGAGCATGTCATCGAAATCATAGGCGTGCAGAAGATTACCAAAGTACCCGACATGCCACACTTCATCAAAGGCGTGATCAATCTGCGCGGTCGGGTTATTCCGGTCGTCGACGTACGCATCCGCTTCGGACTATCCGAACGTGAATACGACGAACGTACCTGCATCGTCGTCATTCAAGTCAACGATCAGACCACCGGCATGATTGTCGACCGTGTCAACGAAGTATCCAACATTCCGCAGGACAAGATCGAAAAATCCCATTCCGGGGATATGGCCGCCACCGACAGTTATATTCTGGGTATCGGCAAAACCGGCGATTCGGTGAAAATCCTCCTGGATATGGACAAATTCATGCGCCATTAA
- a CDS encoding OmpA family protein, whose amino-acid sequence MKLARFLAAALVLTCSAIPVMSHAEIKTGVLTLSPMIGGITMEGDQPVDSEGLAYSLGLGYNFTQQLGLEAVVGGANLEEEGSGDDVDFWNYRLDGLYRFMPENKLVPYLAAGVGGYSLDGDDEFMTNYGAGLLYFLGENVALRADVRHMIGFNESNLENNIIYTAGFQFQFAGTEQPVKKEPVDSDGDGVTDDLDQCPDTPKGAPVDAKGCPLDTDGDGVFDYLDQCPDTPKGAPVDAKGCPLDTDGDGVFDYLDQCPDTPKGAPVDAKGCPLDTDGDGVFDYLDQCPDTPKGMNVDEKGCDLKLTLRINFDFDQAVIKPEFKGELDKAAAFVRANANVPFILLAGHTDSKGRDTYNQRLSEKRAEAVRQALIDNYGLDAAKLKSRGYGEAQPVATNDTEEGRYLNRRVELICCVVLPE is encoded by the coding sequence ATGAAACTCGCACGATTTCTTGCAGCTGCGCTCGTCCTGACGTGCAGTGCCATCCCCGTCATGTCTCACGCCGAAATCAAAACCGGCGTCCTTACCCTGTCTCCCATGATCGGCGGCATCACCATGGAAGGTGACCAGCCCGTCGACAGCGAAGGACTCGCCTACAGCCTCGGCCTCGGCTACAACTTCACCCAACAATTGGGATTGGAAGCGGTTGTGGGTGGCGCCAATCTGGAAGAAGAAGGCAGCGGCGACGATGTCGATTTCTGGAATTATCGCCTCGACGGTCTGTATCGTTTCATGCCCGAGAACAAACTGGTTCCTTATCTGGCCGCCGGTGTCGGGGGATACAGTCTCGATGGAGACGATGAGTTTATGACCAACTACGGAGCCGGACTGCTCTATTTCTTGGGCGAAAACGTCGCTCTGCGCGCCGATGTGCGCCACATGATCGGCTTCAACGAAAGCAACCTGGAAAACAATATTATCTATACGGCCGGCTTCCAGTTTCAATTTGCCGGAACCGAACAGCCCGTTAAAAAAGAGCCCGTGGACAGCGACGGCGATGGCGTCACCGATGACCTCGACCAGTGCCCCGATACTCCCAAAGGCGCTCCCGTCGATGCCAAGGGCTGCCCCCTGGATACCGACGGCGACGGTGTTTTCGACTATCTCGACCAGTGCCCCGATACTCCCAAAGGCGCTCCCGTCGATGCCAAGGGCTGCCCCCTGGATACTGACGGCGACGGTGTCTTCGACTACCTCGACCAGTGCCCCGATACTCCCAAAGGCGCTCCCGTCGATGCCAAGGGCTGCCCCCTGGATACCGACGGTGACGGCGTCTTCGACTACCTCGACCAGTGCCCCGACACCCCCAAAGGCATGAATGTCGATGAAAAAGGTTGCGATCTCAAACTCACGCTGCGGATCAATTTCGACTTTGATCAGGCTGTTATCAAACCCGAATTCAAAGGGGAACTCGACAAGGCCGCAGCTTTTGTCCGGGCCAACGCCAACGTCCCATTCATCCTGCTGGCCGGACATACCGACAGCAAGGGCCGCGACACCTACAACCAGCGGCTCTCCGAAAAACGGGCCGAGGCGGTTCGCCAGGCTCTCATCGACAATTACGGCCTGGATGCCGCCAAGCTTAAGTCGCGAGGTTACGGCGAGGCCCAACCTGTCGCCACCAACGATACCGAAGAAGGGCGCTACCTGAACCGCCGGGTAGAACTCATCTGCTGCGTCGTACTGCCTGAATAA
- a CDS encoding LemA family protein: protein MLFLVFLGVLALVLLIVAGYIITIYNALVSLRNNIDRAWSNIDILLKQRFDELPKLIKVCEGYMQHEQKTLEAVIKARSMVQNARGTKEKLDAQNMLSDTLRSLFMVVERYPDLKADTMFRNLGNRITEIEDQIADRREFFNDSVNLYNIRIEQFPDVLIASTFSFRRRSLWKINPAHRQDVEVSFQHM from the coding sequence ATGCTTTTTCTTGTTTTTCTGGGAGTTCTGGCGCTGGTGCTGCTGATTGTGGCCGGATACATCATCACCATCTACAACGCCCTGGTAAGCCTTAGAAACAATATCGACCGCGCCTGGAGCAACATCGACATATTGCTCAAGCAACGTTTCGACGAACTGCCGAAGCTCATCAAGGTCTGTGAAGGATACATGCAGCACGAGCAAAAGACCCTTGAGGCGGTCATCAAAGCCCGGTCCATGGTGCAGAATGCCCGAGGCACCAAGGAAAAGCTTGACGCGCAGAACATGCTGAGCGACACCCTGCGCTCGCTGTTCATGGTGGTGGAACGCTATCCGGACCTCAAAGCCGACACGATGTTCCGCAACCTCGGCAACCGTATTACGGAAATCGAAGACCAGATCGCCGATCGCCGCGAATTTTTCAACGACTCGGTGAATCTGTACAACATCCGCATCGAACAATTTCCCGATGTCCTTATCGCAAGCACATTCAGCTTCCGCCGACGTTCTCTGTGGAAGATCAACCCCGCACACCGCCAGGATGTGGAAGTATCCTTCCAGCATATGTAA
- a CDS encoding methyl-accepting chemotaxis protein, producing the protein MTLNLRGKILLPTIIVVVVGLALSGFLNYRSSKAALETTINGQLTELTRGLAGQFEGWIDGLIHDIEICSQRDVMRRALQAEGEDQQLATLDAGKDLETMLKEYGGYEGFHVAGIDGRVVASSDPAAVGKLDISQRDYFKQSLAGKTIVSEVLRSKVTNNPIFVIAVPVHDGTRVAGVIIGVLDLLQFTDQYIKPVKIGQRGYVYVLDGQGRFIAHPNGSNILNVNVAGYDWGQEVLGKKRGFTFYQWEGIDKLLAYDQVPSTGWIVAACAENHDVFSAIDGIRNQSILVALILLGVLIGVVFLIVRPIVNAVRLGAHFAETISLGDLSERLHLARQDEIGQLGQALDTMADSLQEKARLADQIAQGNLAVEVSLASDKDQLGKALQGMTANLNEVLGEVNVAGEYIASCAAQVSDSSQSLSQSATEAAASMEEITASMTEMASQTRLNAENAEQANELSKEAHGGATQGAELMEKMLAAIWDINASSEDISKIIKVIDEIAFQTNLLALNAAVEAARAGQHGKGFAVVAEEVRTLAARSAKAAKETAELIENSVAKTRNGTELADKTSASLQTIVDGATKVSDLVAEISMASNEQAQGFNQVNMGLGQIDGVTQQNTANAEESAAAAQELTGQAERLQHVLARFTLASAQASRRSAAGQKDISIEAQQKLALPPA; encoded by the coding sequence ATGACATTAAATTTGCGAGGGAAAATTTTATTGCCGACCATTATTGTCGTTGTGGTCGGGCTGGCATTGTCCGGGTTCTTGAATTACCGATCGTCAAAAGCGGCCCTGGAGACGACGATTAACGGCCAGTTAACCGAGTTGACACGGGGCTTGGCCGGCCAGTTTGAAGGCTGGATCGACGGCTTGATTCATGATATCGAGATCTGTTCTCAACGCGATGTTATGCGCAGAGCATTGCAGGCCGAGGGTGAGGATCAGCAATTGGCAACCCTGGACGCGGGTAAAGATCTCGAGACAATGCTCAAGGAGTACGGTGGTTACGAAGGATTTCATGTGGCCGGTATAGATGGCCGGGTGGTGGCATCCTCCGATCCGGCCGCTGTCGGCAAACTCGATATCAGCCAGCGAGACTATTTTAAGCAAAGTCTTGCGGGCAAGACAATTGTTTCCGAGGTATTGCGCAGCAAGGTGACCAACAACCCGATTTTTGTTATCGCAGTACCGGTGCATGACGGCACCCGGGTTGCGGGGGTGATTATCGGTGTGCTGGATCTTTTACAGTTTACCGATCAATACATCAAGCCGGTCAAAATCGGGCAGCGCGGTTATGTTTACGTGCTTGATGGCCAGGGGCGTTTCATTGCCCATCCCAACGGTAGCAATATTCTCAACGTCAATGTTGCCGGTTACGATTGGGGACAGGAGGTATTAGGCAAAAAGAGAGGCTTCACCTTCTACCAGTGGGAAGGTATCGACAAGCTGCTTGCTTACGACCAGGTTCCTTCAACCGGCTGGATTGTGGCGGCTTGCGCAGAAAACCATGATGTTTTTTCCGCCATCGACGGTATTCGCAATCAGAGTATTCTTGTCGCTCTCATTCTGCTGGGGGTACTGATCGGGGTGGTCTTTTTAATCGTGCGGCCGATTGTTAACGCCGTGCGTCTGGGGGCTCATTTCGCCGAAACCATCAGTCTGGGAGATCTGTCGGAGCGGCTGCATCTTGCCCGACAGGATGAAATCGGGCAGTTGGGGCAGGCTCTCGATACCATGGCCGACAGTCTGCAGGAAAAGGCACGACTTGCCGATCAGATCGCGCAGGGGAATCTGGCGGTGGAAGTTTCGTTGGCTTCGGACAAGGATCAGCTCGGCAAGGCCTTGCAGGGTATGACCGCCAATCTTAATGAGGTGCTCGGGGAGGTCAACGTTGCCGGGGAATATATCGCCAGTTGCGCAGCTCAGGTATCGGACTCGAGCCAATCCCTGTCGCAGAGTGCTACCGAAGCCGCCGCTTCCATGGAGGAAATCACCGCTTCCATGACCGAGATGGCCTCTCAGACCCGCCTCAATGCCGAAAATGCCGAGCAAGCCAATGAACTTTCCAAAGAGGCACATGGCGGTGCCACGCAGGGCGCCGAACTGATGGAAAAGATGCTTGCAGCCATCTGGGATATTAACGCATCGAGCGAAGATATTTCGAAAATTATCAAGGTGATCGACGAAATAGCCTTTCAGACCAACCTGCTGGCCCTCAATGCGGCCGTCGAAGCGGCGCGCGCCGGCCAGCACGGCAAAGGCTTCGCTGTCGTAGCCGAGGAGGTTCGGACTCTGGCGGCGCGCAGTGCCAAGGCAGCCAAGGAGACGGCAGAACTTATTGAAAATTCGGTGGCCAAGACGCGAAATGGCACAGAGCTGGCCGATAAGACCTCCGCGTCTTTGCAGACCATTGTCGATGGTGCCACCAAGGTATCGGATCTGGTCGCCGAGATTTCCATGGCGTCCAACGAGCAGGCTCAGGGTTTTAACCAGGTCAACATGGGCTTGGGGCAGATTGACGGCGTGACCCAGCAGAATACGGCCAATGCCGAGGAGAGTGCGGCTGCCGCCCAGGAGCTTACCGGACAGGCCGAGCGTTTGCAGCATGTGCTGGCACGTTTTACCCTGGCGAGCGCGCAAGCCTCCCGGCGTTCTGCGGCCGGACAAAAGGACATTTCAATCGAGGCTCAGCAAAAGCTGGCGCTGCCGCCTGCCTGA